In uncultured Methanobrevibacter sp., the DNA window CGTGCAGATGCAAAAATCAAATTCTATAAAAGTTTTACAATTTATTTAATTGTAAATGCATTTCTGGCAATCGTCAATGCAGTATACACTCCAGAATTCTGGTGGGTACTGTTCCCTGCATTTTTCTGGGGTATTGGGGTATTTGTCAAATTTTTAAATGCATTTGTCTTTGTGAATAAATTTAATACTGTAGAGTACCGTGAACGTAAGATTAATGAAGAAATGGAAAAGTTAAGAGATTAAAATCATGAAAGTAAATCTGTTTGTTTCAAGAGATATTGAAGAGCCATATGCAGACATACACACCAATGAATTGACAGATAATATATCTAAAGCGATGTCAATTCTTGAAAGTGAAGATTCAAATGACATGCTGGCCGTTAAAAAAGGATCAGATATTGCTCTTTTGGAGTTCAGTGACGTGTATATGTTTAGGGTTGAAGATAAGCAGGTGGTTGTATACACTGAAAACAACAATTACCTGATTAAAAAGCCGTTGTATCAGGTTGAAGAGACATTAGGCAGTGATTTTGTAAGAATTTCAAAATCGGCTATTGTCAATTTAAAGAAAGTTGAAAGGGTTGCCC includes these proteins:
- a CDS encoding LytTR family DNA-binding domain-containing protein produces the protein MKVNLFVSRDIEEPYADIHTNELTDNISKAMSILESEDSNDMLAVKKGSDIALLEFSDVYMFRVEDKQVVVYTENNNYLIKKPLYQVEETLGSDFVRISKSAIVNLKKVERVAPSLKGMMFIQLKNGLKDNISRKYLPGFKEALDL
- a CDS encoding 2TM domain-containing protein translates to MNDNLRVLAEERADAKIKFYKSFTIYLIVNAFLAIVNAVYTPEFWWVLFPAFFWGIGVFVKFLNAFVFVNKFNTVEYRERKINEEMEKLRD